The genomic window GTACAGACTAGAGCAGTTGACAGGAGAGGGCAAGGGGGCAGACGACCATACAAAACTTTACTGGGACATGGTAGAGGCTTATGATGGAATCACCATCACCTCCAAAAAAGAGCTAGAGGAAAACCTCCAAAAACATATTCTTAGAGGTTGCCTCATTCTGAAAACTTCACTCAAACACGATAGTAATATTTTTGAGTTTATTGGGCAAGATTTTTAAATACTTGACTTTTGCACTATAATAGTACAAAAGTCAAGGGAGCTTCTCAATGACAAAACAAGAGATACTTACAAC from Sulfurospirillum tamanense includes these protein-coding regions:
- a CDS encoding DndE family protein — protein: MIRTTQETENFISPLSKMLNLENEPKWVVLRFMLNISLSLQREFESLHVENFDGKEYRLEQLTGEGKGADDHTKLYWDMVEAYDGITITSKKELEENLQKHILRGCLILKTSLKHDSNIFEFIGQDF